A single genomic interval of Spirosoma linguale DSM 74 harbors:
- a CDS encoding Rhomboid family protein (PFAM: Rhomboid family protein~KEGG: hypothetical protein) encodes MSGLFDDFRSEFNKPNNTLVQLILVNVVIFLVLLVTKVSLTMAENTGAYFFITSQLMVPGEIHAFLHKPWTLFTYFFSHEEIFHILYNMLFLYWFGRLIDEYLGNRRLMGLYIMGGLAGGLLYLAMYNLVPFFQSQADGARMLGASAAAFSVAVGAATLLPNYTFHLLFFGPVRIKYIVFFFIILSVAQTAGSNAGGHLAHLGGALMGFVYVKLLQNGTDLGRPIYWLVDGWSNLLRPKPAVKVSYRQRSNASTQASSYVSAAGASSASASTPDQDEVDMILDKISRSGYESLTREEKQKLFRASQRN; translated from the coding sequence ATGAGCGGGTTGTTCGATGATTTTCGGAGCGAATTCAATAAGCCCAACAATACGTTGGTCCAATTGATATTAGTTAATGTCGTCATATTTCTGGTGTTGTTGGTGACGAAAGTCAGTTTGACAATGGCTGAAAATACGGGCGCGTATTTTTTCATTACGAGTCAGTTGATGGTTCCGGGTGAAATCCATGCGTTTTTACACAAACCATGGACGCTGTTCACGTACTTTTTCTCGCATGAAGAGATTTTTCATATTCTCTATAACATGCTGTTCCTGTACTGGTTCGGTCGCCTGATTGATGAATACCTGGGTAATCGGCGACTCATGGGCCTCTACATCATGGGAGGCCTTGCCGGTGGGTTGCTTTATCTGGCGATGTACAATCTGGTACCTTTCTTCCAGAGCCAGGCGGATGGCGCACGCATGCTGGGTGCGTCGGCGGCTGCTTTTTCGGTAGCGGTTGGAGCTGCCACACTGTTGCCTAACTACACCTTCCACCTGCTCTTTTTTGGGCCGGTACGCATCAAATACATTGTCTTTTTCTTTATCATCCTTTCGGTAGCCCAAACGGCCGGATCGAATGCAGGAGGCCATCTGGCTCACCTGGGCGGTGCGCTGATGGGATTCGTGTACGTTAAGTTACTTCAAAACGGCACCGATCTTGGACGCCCTATCTACTGGCTGGTGGATGGCTGGAGCAACCTGCTCAGGCCAAAGCCAGCGGTTAAGGTGTCGTATCGGCAGCGAAGCAACGCCAGCACACAAGCCAGTTCGTATGTATCGGCAGCCGGTGCATCGTCTGCATCGGCCTCAACACCCGATCAGGATGAGGTCGATATGATTCTCGATAAAATATCACGGTCTGGCTACGAAAGTCTTACGCGTGAAGAGAAACAAAAACTTTTCCGTGCCAGTCAACGCAACTAG
- a CDS encoding Rhomboid family protein (PFAM: Rhomboid family protein~KEGG: hha:Hhal_2019 rhomboid family protein), protein MFSLTPVVRALLILNVLVFLVTNDAIIDQFGLHSFLSDKFNPIQLLTHMFLHGGFNHIFSNMIGLVVFGPMLERNWGAQRFTFFYFFTGLGAALLFSGINYFEVHDVYETVQAYRDNPSYDNFLGFVDQHAVSYYDRLTPFIDKFKSFPNDSKNIQDSVAIVNRIFSNQVDEPMVGASGAIFGVIMGFGLLFPNTQLFLLFPPIPVKAKYLVIFYGAFELYSGVHRTQTDNVAHFAHIGGMLFAFILIKYWGSQRKTFY, encoded by the coding sequence ATGTTTTCACTCACTCCAGTAGTTCGCGCGTTATTAATACTAAACGTACTAGTTTTTCTGGTTACAAATGATGCAATCATTGACCAATTTGGATTGCACTCATTTTTATCCGATAAATTCAACCCAATCCAGTTATTGACGCACATGTTTCTGCATGGTGGTTTTAACCACATTTTCAGTAACATGATTGGTTTGGTCGTTTTTGGGCCTATGTTGGAGCGGAATTGGGGAGCACAGCGGTTTACATTCTTTTACTTCTTTACCGGGCTGGGTGCCGCGCTATTATTTTCGGGTATAAACTATTTTGAAGTACACGACGTATATGAAACAGTGCAAGCCTATAGAGATAATCCTAGTTACGATAACTTTCTGGGATTTGTCGACCAGCATGCGGTTTCATACTATGATCGGTTAACGCCTTTTATCGACAAGTTTAAAAGTTTTCCAAACGACAGTAAAAACATACAGGACAGTGTCGCCATTGTCAACCGAATTTTCTCCAATCAGGTTGATGAGCCAATGGTAGGTGCTTCGGGAGCAATTTTTGGAGTTATCATGGGATTTGGGCTATTGTTTCCGAACACTCAGCTTTTTTTATTGTTTCCACCTATACCGGTGAAGGCAAAGTATCTCGTTATTTTTTACGGAGCCTTTGAGCTTTACTCGGGCGTGCATCGGACACAGACCGACAACGTTGCTCATTTCGCCCATATTGGCGGCATGCTGTTTGCATTTATACTGATAAAATACTGGGGTTCACAACGAAAAACGTTTTATTAA